One window from the genome of Magnolia sinica isolate HGM2019 chromosome 4, MsV1, whole genome shotgun sequence encodes:
- the LOC131242243 gene encoding uncharacterized protein LOC131242243: MGFIYELMDSAKEKIAFNCNDVKKRYVPIWNKIDDRWTPQLHRPLHAAGYYLNPQIRYSDKFSTHPEIKRELFECMDRMIPREEHADADIQLDEYDKRRGDFGSRLALETMTKRSPADWWERFGDRTPQLTKFAVRVLSLTCSASGCERNWSTFEQIHTKKRNRLEQQKLNSLMYVMYNMKLRERSMKRRAAMDPILVDHIESDDEWIAEKEGPVLPTDPSWLEDQNMAFDISAITTIPESDDPVDSNAPSTSNISEGDCPPPSSRKRKATTLSGPMGRFLTPIREEGDIRTSVHGVDDVHADVDADADDERPRPGDEVNEDDDNDDDLLDIDDL, translated from the exons ATGGGGTTCATTTATGAATTGATGGACTCAGCGAAGGAGAAAATTGCATTTAATTGCAATGATGTAAAAAAGAGATATGTTCCAATTTGGAACAAAATAGATGATAGATGGACTCCTCAGCTTCATCGTCCTCTACATGCAGCTGGGTACTATCTGAATCCTCAAATACGGTACTCAGATAAGTTCTCTACACACCCTGAGATAAAAAGGGAGTTGTTTGAGTGCATGGATAGGATGATCCCCCGTGAAGAGCATGCTGATGCTGATATTCAGTTGGATGAATATGACAAGAGAAGAGGGGATTTTGGCTCTCGCCTTGCACTCGAAACCATGACAAAGCGTTCCCCAG CTGATTGGTGGGAACGCTTTGGAGATAGAACTCCACAACTTACGAAGTTTGCAGTACGAGTTTTAAGCCTCACATGCAGTGCTTCTGGCTGTGAGAGAAATTGGAGTACTTTTGAGCAG ATCCACACAAAGAAGAGAAATCGGCTAGAGCAACAAAAACTTAACTCTctaatgtatgtgatgtataatatgaaattgagagaaagaagcatgaagAGAAGGGCGGCAATGGATCCAATATTGGTGGACCACATTGAAtcagatgatgaatggattgctGAGAAAGAAGGCCCTGTTCTCCCAACTGATCCATCGTGGCTCGAAGATCAAAATATGGCCTTTGATATTAGTGCCATTACAACTATTCCGGAGTCTGATGATCCAGTTGACAGCAATGCACCATCAACATCTAATATTTCTGAAGGAGATTGCCCCCCACCTTCCTCAAGGAAAAGGAAGGCAACTACTTTAA GTGGTCCCATGGGAAGATTTCTTACTCCTATAAGAGAGGAAGGAGATATAAGAACGAGTGttcatggtgtggatgatgtACATGCAGATGTAGATGCTGATGCTGATGATGAAAGGCCTAGACCTGGTGACGAAGTGAATGAGGATGACGACAACGACGATGACCTATTAGATATAGATGAC